One Punica granatum isolate Tunisia-2019 chromosome 3, ASM765513v2, whole genome shotgun sequence genomic window carries:
- the LOC116199561 gene encoding pentatricopeptide repeat-containing protein At5g01110: protein MSFQRLRRLPLHHHRAGPLSYVVRLSPANPSLLTYGLRTLHATPTTAAGGDLEPAPPSMDSFLVEKVLLSLRRGRNHQSPCHFSRLNSSAVIEVLYRCRDNLPLALKFIDSLASSCPHLKHSSASLSAMIHMLVRSRRPSDAQALILRMVRKSGVSRAEVVDSLISTHSGCGSHDSVFDLLIRTYVQARKLREGTEAFRLLRSRGFRVSINACNSLLGGLVKAGWVHLAWEVYGEVDASGVDLNVYTLNIMVNALCKDGKIDDVKSFLLETEKKGVFPDIVTYNTLVNAYCREGLLDEAFKLMTSMSEKGLRPGLYTYNAIINGLCKGGRHTRAREVLNEMSQMGLSPDAASYNALLVEMCRKDDILGAEAIFREMSQQAVAPDLVSYSSIVGVLSRKGNLDRALMYYRQMKGSGLVPDNVMYTILIDGYCRNGLILEALKIRNEMLEQGCALDVVTYNTILNGLCKDRTLNEAEDLFNEMGVRGVFPDFCTFTTLIHGYCKDGNMNKALSLFEAMTQRNLKPDVVTYNTLMDGFCRAGELEKANNLWHDMVASGIHPNHISYSILINGFCSTGCVSEALRLWDEMIERGIKPSLIACNTLIKGFCRSGDALKADEFLGKMILRGVAPDSITYNTLINGLVKLENMDKAFALVNKMETTGLLPDVYTYNVILSGFCRQGRMQEAELILRKMIERGVNPDRITYTSLINGHVSQENLKEAFRFHDEMLRRGFVPDDNF, encoded by the coding sequence ATGAGCTTTCAACGCCTTCGGAGACTCCCACTTCATCATCACAGAGCAGGCCCACTCTCCTATGTGGTCCGCCTGTCTCCTGCAAACCCTAGTCTCCTCACCTATGGTCTCAGGACGCTGCACGCCACTCCGACCACCGCCGCCGGCGGAGATCTCGAACCGGCGCCGCCTTCGATGGACTCCTTTTTGGTGGAGAAGGTCCTTCTGAGCTTACGGCGGGGTAGGAACCATCAATCGCCTTGTCATTTCTCACGCTTGAACTCTTCTGCCGTGATCGAGGTTCTCTACCGGTGTCGCGACAACTTACCGTTGGCCCTGAAATTTATTGATTCGCTTGCGTCGAGCTGTCCGCACTTGAAGCATTCGTCGGCGTCTCTGAGCGCAATGATCCACATGCTGGTTCGCAGCAGGAGACCGTCGGATGCCCAGGCTCTGATTCTCAGGATGGTGAGGAAGAGCGGAGTTTCGCGAGCTGAGGTTGTGGATTCTTTGATTTCTACGCACAGTGGGTGTGGTTCTCATGATTCGGTGTTTGATTTGCTGATCAGAACTTATGTGCAAGCTAGGAAGTTAAGGGAAGGCACGGAGGCGTTCCGGTTATTGAGAAGTAGAGGATTCCGTGTCTCTATCAATGCATGTAATAGCCTTCTTGGTGGATTGGTCAAAGCTGGGTGGGTTCATCTAGCATGGGAAGTTTATGGAGAAGTCGATGCGAGTGGTGTCGACTTGAATGTCTACACTCTGAACATAATGGTTAATGCGTTGTGCAAGGATGGTAAAATCGATGATGTGAAGTCATTTCTGTTGGAGACGGAGAAGAAAGGTGTTTTTCCAGACATCGTGACTTATAATACTCTTGTAAATGCTTATTGTAGGGAAGGGCTCCTGGATGAAGCTTTCAAGTTGATGACTTCCATGTCTGAGAAAGGTCTAAGACCGGGTCTTTACACTTACAATGCTATTATAAATGGTCTGTGTAAAGGGGGTAGACATACCAGGGCTAGGGAAGTTTTGAACGAGATGTCGCAAATGGGTTTGAGTCCTGATGCTGCTTCTTACAATGCATTGCTCGTTGAGATGTGCCGAAAAGACGACATACTGGGAGCTGAAGCAATTTTCAGGGAAATGTCTCAGCAAGCTGTTGCTCCTGATCTGGTTAGCTACAGCTCCATTGTTGGGGTTCTCTCAAGGAAGGGAAATCTTGACAGGGCACTGATGTACTATAGGCAGATGAAGGGCTCTGGGTTGGTCCCTGACAATGTAATGTATACGATTCTGATTGATGGGTACTGTCGAAATGGCTTGATCTTGGAAGCTCTAAAGATACGAAATGAAATGCTTGAACAGGGCTGTGCTTTGGATGTCGTTACTTACAATACAATTCTGAATGGTCTTTGCAAGGATAGGACGCTTAACGAGGCAGAAGATCTCTTCAATGAGATGGGTGTAAGGGGTGTGTTTCCtgatttttgtactttcaCTACACTCATCCACGGATACTGTAAGGATGGTAACATGAACAAAGCATTGAGCTTGTTTGAGGCAATGACTCAGAGGAATCTCAAACCTGATGTTGTGACATACAACACTCTGATGGATGGTTTCTGCAGGGCGGGTGAGTTGGAGAAAGCTAATAACTTGTGGCATGATATGGTAGCTAGTGGAATTCATCCTAATCATATTTCATATTCCATTCTCATCAATGGATTTTGTAGTACGGGATGTGTTTCTGAGGCTCTTAGATTGTGGGATGAAATGATCGAAAGAGGTATTAAACCTAGTCTGATTGCATGCAACACCCTGATCAAAGGATTTTGCCGGTCAGGCGATGCACTAAAAGCAGATGAGTTCTTGGGCAAGATGATCTTGAGAGGAGTTGCTCCTGATAGCATCACATACAATACCCTTATAAATGGGCTCGTAAAACTGGAAAATATGGACAAAGCATTTGCTCTAGTCAATAAAATGGAGACTACGGGGCTTCTTCCTGATGTATACACATATAACGTCATTCTCAGTGGGTTCTGCAGGCAAGGTAGGATGCAGGAGGCTGAGCTGATATTAAGAAAGATGATTGAGAGGGGTGTGAACCCAGACAGAATCACTTATACTTCATTGATCAATGGCCATGTCAGTCAGGAAAACCTAAAGGAGGCATTTCGATTTCATGACGAAATGCTGCGGAGAGGATTCGTGCCTGACGATAACTTCTAA
- the LOC116199562 gene encoding ankyrin repeat-containing protein P16F5.05c — MVEEGNVAERAAGETSEEDIEALLDAARYGDLEDVTRLAEAGVSIDSKDEYSRTALHMAAANGHLEVVSFLISKGADINATNEEKNTPLHWACLNGHVQVVKDLILAGADASMLNSHERTPIDEAVGRGKMEIVDAINETAAQVELNSANMS; from the exons ATGGTTGAGGAGGGGAACGTAGCGGAGCGTGCCGCCGGCGAGACGTCGGAGGAGGACATCGAAGCCTTGCTTGAC GCAGCGAGATACGGAGATTTGGAGGATGTCACGAGGTTAGCAGAAGCCGGTGTCTCCATCGACTCCAAGGACGAGTACAGCCGCACCG CGCTTCATATGGCAGCAGCTAATGGGCACCTTGAAGTCGTGAGCTTCCTCATCAGTAAAGGAGCG GACATTAATGCTACTAATGAGGAGAAGAACACGCCTCTTCATTGGGCTTGCCTCAATGGCCATGTTCAG GTTGTAAAAGATCTGATTCTTGCAGGAGCGGATGCAAGCATGCTAAACAG CCATGAGCGGACTCCAATTGACGAGGCCGTGGGCAGGGGGAAAATGGAGATCGTTGACGCTATTAACGAAACAGCAGCACAGGTTGAACTCAACAGTGCCAACATGTCCTAA
- the LOC116200547 gene encoding uncharacterized protein LOC116200547, with protein sequence MGNAVSPCFHPAKNSESVKLIFWEGTVKTLSGGRSKKSRHIAGEVMFEFPDKMVCHADSFYLGRPIPSLSIDDEFVPGQAYFVLPIDFFPPSSSPSSCSGYILSASTLAILGSSSVSPKRALIDFGEDGPFQYVKGEDGRLLMKVSPDFIMRIITKGKEGDDKKDRAREGGTRSSLCSTPELRKQYEQLVGCREQVWSPKLETISEHKIRHSPCRFIRLERKQKEKGN encoded by the coding sequence ATGGGCAATGCAGTGTCTCCATGCTTCCACCCTGCTAAGAACTCTGAGTCAGTGAAGCTTATCTTCTGGGAAGGAACAGTGAAGACGCTGTCGGGAGGCCGGTCCAAGAAGTCACGCCACATAGCCGGTGAGGTCATGTTTGAGTTCCCTGACAAGATGGTGTGCCATGCTGACTCCTTCTATCTTGGCCGCCCAATCCCGTCCCTCTCCATTGACGATGAGTTCGTCCCTGGTCAGGCCTATTTTGTTCTCCCCATTGACTTTTTCCCTCCATCGTCATCTCCGTCCTCTTGCTCTGGTTATATCCTCTCCGCTTCCACCCTCGCCATTCTGGGTTCCTCCTCAGTGAGCCCCAAGCGGGCCCTAATTGACTTCGGTGAGGATGGCCCGTTCCAGTACGTGAAGGGAGAGGATGGGAGGCTCCTCATGAAGGTCTCGCCTGATTTTATCATGAGAATCATTACGAAGGGGAAGGAGGGTGATGACAAGAAGGACCGGGCTAGGGAAGGTGGCACAAGATCATCACTTTGCAGCACGCCTGAGCTAAGGAAGCAGTATGAGCAGCTGGTCGGGTGCAGAGAGCAGGTTTGGTCACCGAAGCTCGAGACCATTTCCGAGCACAAGATCAGGCACTCACCCTGCAGATTTATCAGGTTGGAGCGGAAGCAGAAGGAGAAGGGCAATTGA
- the LOC116201648 gene encoding PH, RCC1 and FYVE domains-containing protein 1-like → MLRADRTAASDLSRSDPVERDIEQAITALKKGAYLLKYGRRGKPKFCPFRLSNDESILIWFSGKMEKHLRLSHVSRIISGQRTPIFQRYPRPEKEYQSFSLIYSDRSLDLICKDKDEAEVWFSGLKALISRCHNRKWRTESRSDEIPSEANSPRTDTRRSSPLNSPFGSNNSFQKDSGDHLRLHSPYESPPKNGFDKAFSGMALYAAPAKGGFFPSDSASGSVHSLSSGGSDSVHGQMRPMAMDAFRYSLSSAVSSSSQGSGHDDGDALGDVFIWGEGTGDGVLGGGTHRIGSCSGAKMDFLLPKALESAVVLDVQNIACGAKHASLVTKQGEVFSWGEESGGRLGHGVDADVPHPKLIDGLSNTNIELVACGDHHTCAVTLSGDLYTWGDGTYGLLGHGNEVSHWVPKRVNGPLEGIHVSSISCGPWHTAVVTSSGQLFTFGDGTFGVLGHGDRRNVSIPREVESLKGLRTVRAACGVWHTAAVVEVMVGNSSSSNCSSGKLFTWGDGDKGRLGHGDKEPKLVPTCVAALVEPNFCQVACGHSLTVALTTSGHVYTMGSPVYGQLGNPHSDGKLPTRVEGKLAKSFVEEIACGAYHVAVLTSRTEVYTWGKGANGRLGHGDSDDRNSPTLVEALKDKQVKSVACGTYFTAAICLHKWVSGIDQSMCSGCRLPFNFKRKRHNCYNCGLVFCHSCSSKKSLKASMAPNPSKPYRVCDSCYNKLRKAIETDASSHSSISRRGSINVGLNELIDKDEKLDTRSRSQLVRFSSMESLKQTESRSSKKNKKLEFNSGRVSPVHGGGSQWGTLNISKSFNPVFGSSKKFFSASVPGSRIISRATSPISRRPSPPRSTTPTPTLGGLTSPKIVVDDAKRTNDSLSQEVLQLRAQVETLNRKAQLQDLELEKLTKQLKDAVAIAGEESAKCKAAKEVIKSLTAQLKDMAERLPVGAAWNVKSPVLGSNLASLDICYPSVERLNGQELDLNTSGSHLPSNGSIASSNHSSSHSRQGNSEATTRNGNSKTKEGDSHNETEWVEQDEPGVYITLTSLPGGAKDLKRVRFSRKRFSEKQAEQWWAENRARVYEQYNVRATDKSGSVLGSER, encoded by the exons GCTATTACTGCTCTGAAGAAAGGTGCTTATTTGCTCAAATATGGAAGAAGGGGGAAGCCTAAGTTTTGTCCTTTCCGACTTTCCAAT GATGAGTCCATTTTGATATGGTTCTCTGGGAAGATGGAGAAGCACCTAAGACTAAGCCATGTGTCAAGAATAATATCTGGGCAGCGAACA CCAATCTTTCAAAGGTACCCAAGGCCGGAGAAGGAGTACCAgtcattttctcttatttaCAGTGACAGATCCTTGGATCTG ATATGCAAGGATAAAGATGAAGCTGAGGTGTGGTTTAGTGGCTTAAAAGCATTAATCTCGCGATGCCATAACCGGAAGTGGAGAACAGAATCAAGAAGTGATGAAATTCCATCCGAGGCGAATAGTCCGAGAACTGATACGCGACGAAGTTCTCCATTGAATTCTCCATTTGGTAGTAACAACAGCTTCCAGAAG GACAGTGGAGATCATCTTCGTCTTCACAGCCCATACGAAAGTCCTCCTAAGAATGGTTTTGACAAGGCATTCTCTGGTATGGCACTGTATGCTGCACCTGCCAAGGGTGGTTTTTTCCCCTCGGACTCTGCTAGTGGTTCTGTCCATTCATTGTCATCAGGAGGCTCAGATAGCGTCCACGGTCAGATGAGGCCAATGGCGATGGATGCTTTTAGGTATAGCTTATCGAGTGCTGTGAGCTCATCAAGTCAGGGCTCTGGTCATGATGATGGAGACGCCCTTGGTGATGTTTTTATTTGGGGAGAAGGCACTGGGGATGGTGTTTTAGGTGGTGGAACTCATAGGATAGGAAGTTGTTCTGGTGCTAAAATGGATTTCCTCCTCCCTAAAGCCTTAGAATCTGCAGTAGTTCTTGATGTTCAGAACATTGCTTGTGGTGCAAAACATGCTTCATTGGTGACTAAACAAGGAGAGGTTTTCTCCTGGGGTGAGGAATCAGGAGGCAGGCTCGGACATGGAGTTGATGCTGATGTTCCACACCCGAAGTTAATTGATGGCCTCAGTAACACAAATATAGAGCTTGTAGCATGTGGGGACCACCACACTTGTGCAGTGACTCTCTCTGGTGATCTATACACCTGGGGTGATGGAACTTATGGTCTTCTCGGGCATGGGAATGAAGTGAGTCATTGGGTGCCAAAACGAGTCAATGGTCCCCTAGAAGGTATTCATGTCTCCTCTATATCTTGCGGTCCTTGGCACACTGCTGTTGTAACTTCTTCAGGACAGTTGTTTACTTTTGGTGATGGGACATTCGGTGTTTTGGGTCATGGAGATCGTAGAAATGTTTCAATCCCGAGGGAAGTGGAATCACTTAAGGGGCTTCGAACTGTTCGGGCGGCTTGTGGGGTTTGGCACACAGCTGCTGTTGTAGAAGTAATGGTTGGGAATTCGAGTTCTAGCAATTGTTCATCTGGCAAGCTCTTTACTTGGGGTGATGGAGATAAAGGTCGACTGGGGCATGGTGACAAGGAACCAAAACTTGTGCCTACTTGCGTTGCTGCTTTGGTTGAGCCCAACTTTTGTCAAGTTGCCTGTGGGCATAGTTTGACAGTAGCTCTTACAACATCGGGTCATGTATACACTATGGGAAGCCCAGTTTATGGCCAGTTGGGAAATCCACATTCCGATGGAAAGCTCCCAACTCGTGTAGAAGGAAAGCTTGCAAAGAGTTTTGTGGAGGAGATAGCTTGCGGTGCTTATCATGTTGCTGTTTTAACTTCGAGAACAGAAGTTTATACTTGGGGAAAAGGCGCCAATGGTAGGTTAGGCCATGGGGACTCGGATGATAGAAACTCTCCCACTCTTGTTGAGGCCCTTAAAGACAAGCAAGTTAAGAGTGTTGCCTGTGGGACTTACTTCACTGCAGCTATCTGCCTTCACAAATGGGTTTCAGGAATCGATCAGTCGATGTGTTCAGGCTGTCGCCTACCATTTAATTTCAAGAGAAAACGCCATAATTGCTACAACTGCGGACTTGTTTTTTGTCACTCTTGTAGCAGTAAGAAATCACTCAAGGCTTCTATGGCTCCAAATCCTAGCAAGCCTTATCGAGTCTGTGATAGTTGTTATAACAAGCTAAGGAAAGCTATCGAGACTGATGCGTCGTCTCACTCCTCAATAAGTAGAAGAGGAAGCATCAATGTGGGACTAAACGAATTGATTGATAAAGATGAGAAGTTGGACACTAGATCTCGTTCCCAGCTCGTTAGGTTCTCATCAATGGAGTCCTTAAAGCAGACGGAAAGCCGATCTTccaagaagaataagaagcTGGAATTTAACAGCGGTCGTGTCTCGCCCGTGCATGGTGGTGGTTCCCAATGGGGAACACTTAACATCTCGAAATCATTCAATCCTGTGTTTGGGTCATCCAAAAAGTTCTTTTCTGCTTCAGTTCCTGGCTCCAGAATCATTTCTCGGGCAACATCACCAATATCAAGGCGCCCAAGCCCGCCTCGCTCCACTACACCGACCCCAACCCTAGGTGGGCTCACTTCACCTAAAATTGTTGTAGATGATGCTAAAAGGACAAACGATAGCCTAAGCCAAGAGGTTCTACAACTGAGAGCTCAG GTGGAAACTTTGAATCGCAAAGCCCAACTCCAAGATCTTGAGCTAGAAAAATTGACTAAGCAGCTGAAGGATGCAGTTGCAATTGCTGGGGAAGAGAGTGCAAAATGCAAAGCTGCCAAGGAAGTGATCAAGTCGCTTACTGCCCAA TTGAAGGACATGGCTGAAAGGTTGCCTGTGGGAGCTGCTTGGAACGTGAAATCCCCCGTCTTGGGCTCAAATCTTGCTTCTCTTGACATTTGCTATCCTTCTGTAGAACGGTTGAATGGTCAAGAGCTAGACTTGAACACATCAGGTAGTCATCTCCCTTCTAATGGCTCGATTGCCTCTAGTAACCACAGTTCAAGTCACAGCAGGCAAGGCAATTCAGAAGCAACCACTAGGAATGGGAATAGCAAGACAAAAGAAGGTGACTCCCATAATGAGACTGAATGGGTAGAGCAAGATGAGCCGGGTGTCTATATAACACTGACGTCCCTACCAGGTGGTGCCAAAGATCTCAAGAGAGTCCGGTTCAG TCGGAAACGGTTCAGCGAGAAACAAGCCGAACAATGGTGGGCTGAGAACCGAGCCAGAGTGTACGAACAATACAACGTTCGCGCTACTGACAAATCAGGAAGTGTTCTCGGGAGCGAGCGATGA